atcataaacCTCATGATTAGCACTGCATACTTTCTACGCTAAAATCATTTCAACTCGGAAGAACAAATCCATGATTCCATCATACCTTCTGAACTCCTCGTGCCAATGTTTTCCTGCCCCTTGTCGCCATGAAAATCCGTTGAGGAATTCTGAAAAtaattcatgttctgattttttATATTCCTCGAGAAATTGTGGATTCCTTTCAAAGTTCTTGTTTCATCTGCGTCATTATTATGATCCGTTCTGGGTTGGATTTGATCGGAGGAAACAAGGTTTGGGAGGTTACCAATGGCTGCAGAAACGTTCCCGAGGCGGAAAGGAAATTCATCAAACCCTGCCGTTTTGACATTTGAATGCAGGCCATGATTTGTTGGGATTTCGAAAGAACCCTGAACTTTAGACGGGAGATTAACAGAACTTGAGAATGGGAATTTGTGTTCTATTGGAAGGAATGAAGTGAGATTGTGGTTCGAAATCAAGTTGAAAAGATTTGAATTTTGAGTCGAGAGTGGTCGGTAGTTCATCGGAGGAGTTGAAGTCGAAGCTGCACTGTTGGTAGTACTTGAAGATGAAATGGAAGCAGTAGAGGTAAGAAATGGCTGCGGATGAGGCGGCCGTTGAACTTCTTGTGCAAATGGTCGGTGGAGATGCGGTGGATGAGCGGCGTCGTGGGATTTTAATCTCATGCTTGAGGATGCACCGTAAAGATCAAGCCTGCTTCTTTGGTATAGTGAAGATGAGGTGAAAGGCGGCGCGGGGATGCCGGTGAATTCTTGCACCATTGCCCTGAAATTTGATGTATCCGTTGTAAGAACAGTTGTAGGCGCGCGTCTCGAAGCTCTAGATCTTTTCTTCGTGTTACGCGCCGCTGGGTTCCTGTTTTGAGTCCCGTTCTCTGCGGCAATTGCTTGCGGTGCATCGGTGAGATTGTTGCCACCGGATCCAACCACCGTTGGTGGCTGGGCAGGAGCCGTGAAGGGGAAGTTGATGATGTTATTGTTAGGGCAAGGATTTTCAAAACTAAGATCACTGTTTCTTGACCAGAAAACATTAGGATTTAACGGAGATGAATTTTGGAGTTGTAAAAAGTTAGAAAATGGATCGAATGGTAGCGGCTGGGGAGGTACTGGGTGATTCATAAAAGAAGAGAAGGAGCAGGCGGCGGCGGCGCGTGAATCATACTCCTGTTCCTCACCACAGCTCGACGAGTCACTATTGCCAGAATCCATGGAATAATTTTCTAGTTGTAGCTAGATCAAGAAAGTGAACCCTGTAGAGAAACTATACAGAGAGAAGCAATAACAAAACAATAAATAACAGACGTAAGAGAAAAGAAACACCAGATTCTGCTGCAAAACTGGAGAGATTTAAGAAGCCGAGACCAAAAATAGAGTTCTCAGAAAATACCCATGAAATAAAAGGCTCCGATCTGCAAAAAAAGTTGGCAATTTTCTTCTCCCCTTTTTCCTCGATCAAAAGTGTGTTTACAAAATTAAAACGATATTGGCACACGAGGGATATCTCGATCTGATCTGTTTCTTGCAAGAAAAGCTTCCCTTTCTGGCTAAAATTGAAAATCAAGGGTTTCATGGAGAATGAAAGATGCTTTTGCATAATAAAGAGCTGGAGAGTGGGGCAGCCATGAAAGAGTGAACTAGCTGTGTTTAAAGAGAGAGCCTTTCTTTTGTTGTATATCAATAATGCGTTTTGGTTTGGTTTCGTTTCCTTTTGTGGATAACAAGATTTTGTGTGTGAAAGCTAGGAAAGTAAAGAAAAAGCTCACATGCAGAtatttattgtgttatttatattttttttttactttttcacttTCATACATTTAACGAATGTAACATTTTTACGTCACAATACGTATATTATTAATagaaatttattatatatatttattataaaaaaattataacttaTGAATATTACAGAGAATGATACAGTAAAACAAATCTGCTCTaataaaattttcaagtaaTGGAATATCTAAATTTTGTATGTGTAAATTGTActatttattgtaaaatttgATGTTCGTACCTCGTCTACTTAcataataaatgataatatttaTTGAACTCTATGTTGGTCgataattaaaatctataaaaattaGGCCATCTATCTTACCAAGAGAATATCCTATTTTATTTACACGCAATAAAGCCTGCCTCTTACACCATTTAAATTAGGCCATCAATCTTACCAAGAGAATCCTGGAAAGAATGTACACACGCACGCACACACATTATATATATCTTCATCACGATATACATGTTATATGAATACATTTATAACTTAATTAAGAAGTTTTTACACATTGATAATAAGAGCGATTCGCTGACATATTGTGTGTACCTCGATAACTAGTATGTATTTACTAGTACACAGAAAAATGTTTGTGAGACGGTGTCACGAGTTAATtttgtatacatatatattatttggcTCACTCatgaaaaacaattattttttatgtcaaatgtattacttattattttaaatatgagtaGAGTTGACATGCATCACGGATAAAgatacgtgagaccgtctcataagaatATCAACTATTACCATTAATTAGTATAAATTAAACACAAGTGCATTCGAATTCTCGAGTGaagtttaataaaataaaacaatcaGTTGTAGGGTTTTGGTAATGTGAAACCATAAATTGACCACTTTCGAGCATTAATTCACACTATGCTATCTATTTATATATAACAATTTTGCTAATTTCACTTTTAAATGTTTCTAAAGATTTACGAAATAGATATCATTTTTGAAAAGGACTTCGCCAATTTTCACCCTTCAATCATGTTGATTTTGTGTTTATaccacaaattttatttttggctTGAAAAAAGAGCTCGATTACACGTAAAACTACAGACCTTTTCTAAAATTGACCTAATTAAGATTTTATTTAGTTCTCGTATATTACTTTAGTTTAAAACTTTCAGCATAcaacatcaaaaaataataacacaAAGCTAAGAGTgaaaaaatctagaattttcgaaatacaatctaaaaaatatttacattctcctaatatataaaattaaattatattttgacttaattaattaatatgaatcTGGCTAAATAAATACAATTTTAAAAGattaaataaaatcaaataattttttttttcaaaaaaaaaaatcaaataaatttttaagaTATATGTGAAATAGTTAAAACCGGAGAGTGTGAATTGCTAACATTCATTCGATCCAATGAAGAAAATCATACATTTTCCCAcctataataattaaattctgTTTGTTTATTTCTCTACTTTCGGAAACTTTCCatacatattttaaaatcgAAAGAGCACTTTTGGAGTGTGGATGGATCAGTTCAACAGCACACTTATGTTTGCTGCAACCGTAACaactaaattcaacttcttttttctttttttaatggtaattaattatattttaaggaATTTATATTCGACGTACCAATTAAAAACCTTGCTTCAGTATTGTACTTGAAAATATATCATTTCTTTGAATATTCGTCGATCGTAAATTAATTACATGCAATTGCGATATATATTATATTCGAGTACCAAGCTTGCACGTTATGTATAGGATCGGTGACAAGTGGATCAACTCTTTCAAAGATTACGTGTCTGTCGATACTTCTAAGTTATCCCTTGGAAGTATATATTTATGAATAaatatttgtataaaaaaaatatttttattacggtatatattctctattttgtgtttaattattggGTTTTTTACCCTCGAAATTTTCCAATTTTGAATCTGATATCCAAAATTTTATACTAACAAAAAGTAATTTTTCTCCTCAGCCTCATATATATAAACCCTAATCATCATTTTCTAAATAAGTTCCAATATAATGCGTAAGTTCATATACCTAGAAGAGCGGTTCTCTGATAATTTTGAACAgggtaataattttttttaaagagagCCATATTCTTTATCTTATAT
This sequence is a window from Primulina tabacum isolate GXHZ01 chromosome 17, ASM2559414v2, whole genome shotgun sequence. Protein-coding genes within it:
- the LOC142531809 gene encoding uncharacterized protein LOC142531809, producing MDSGNSDSSSCGEEQEYDSRAAAACSFSSFMNHPVPPQPLPFDPFSNFLQLQNSSPLNPNVFWSRNSDLSFENPCPNNNIINFPFTAPAQPPTVVGSGGNNLTDAPQAIAAENGTQNRNPAARNTKKRSRASRRAPTTVLTTDTSNFRAMVQEFTGIPAPPFTSSSLYQRSRLDLYGASSSMRLKSHDAAHPPHLHRPFAQEVQRPPHPQPFLTSTASISSSSTTNSAASTSTPPMNYRPLSTQNSNLFNLISNHNLTSFLPIEHKFPFSSSVNLPSKVQGSFEIPTNHGLHSNVKTAGFDEFPFRLGNVSAAIGNLPNLVSSDQIQPRTDHNNDADETRTLKGIHNFSRNIKNQNMNYFQNSSTDFHGDKGQENIGTRSSEGMMESWICSSELK